From a single Nostoc edaphicum CCNP1411 genomic region:
- a CDS encoding ABC transporter substrate-binding protein — protein sequence MIAAVVRPLNLVVGLLLSCCFLLTSCHPTQMKSKASQVAQLVLVSLSDPTTFNYAINDSPYSVFPLIYKGLIDENVITTKLEPGLAESWSISTDKKQIIFTLKTGLKWSDGEPLTADDVVFTYRDIYLNKKIPTLYRDFLRIGNTETFPSVHKLDDLRVEFTFVEPFAPFLRYAERLAILPAHALRSSVLSNDANGNPQFLSMWGTNTDPQKIITNGPYKIESYTPSERVILRRNPYYWRKDIQKNPQPYIERIVWQIIASTENQLLRFRSGELDNLNVTPAVFGLLKKEEKRGKYIIYNGGTTAGFSFVGFNLNQGRDRKGKPFIDPIKSRWFNNLVFRQAVAYAIDRNRMKTNIYRGLGEIQHSPIAVQSPYYLSPAAGLKVYDYNPQKTRQMLLEAGFRYNSQKELLDQDGNRVQFNLLVKSEDQSRIDAAVQIQQDLSQIGIKANMQVVSFNVVLQKLLSRRDWDCYVGAFGVPGADVEPNLLSLFWTSQGSFHQFNQGATPGKPLLPGWVVSEWEREIDSLFSAGVKELDQNKRKAIYNRFQQIVAEQLPIFCLVNPISFQAVRERVNPIKFSALGPTFWNIDELKITEK from the coding sequence ATGATCGCTGCTGTTGTTCGACCTCTGAATTTGGTAGTTGGTTTGCTGCTATCTTGTTGTTTCTTGCTCACAAGCTGTCACCCGACACAGATGAAAAGCAAAGCATCTCAGGTAGCTCAATTAGTTTTAGTTTCACTAAGTGACCCGACTACTTTTAACTATGCCATTAATGACTCTCCCTACAGTGTTTTTCCTTTAATTTACAAGGGATTAATCGATGAGAATGTTATCACTACCAAATTGGAGCCAGGATTAGCAGAATCTTGGTCAATATCTACCGATAAAAAGCAAATTATTTTTACATTAAAAACAGGGTTGAAATGGTCAGATGGTGAACCTCTGACGGCAGATGATGTAGTCTTTACCTATCGAGACATTTATCTTAATAAAAAAATTCCCACTTTATATAGAGATTTTTTACGTATTGGCAACACAGAAACTTTCCCATCAGTGCATAAACTAGATGATCTGCGAGTTGAGTTTACTTTTGTAGAACCTTTTGCCCCTTTTTTGAGATACGCCGAAAGACTAGCGATTTTGCCCGCTCATGCCTTGCGTTCTTCTGTATTATCCAATGATGCCAATGGTAATCCTCAGTTTCTTTCAATGTGGGGAACCAATACTGATCCGCAAAAAATCATCACCAATGGGCCTTACAAAATAGAAAGCTATACTCCTTCTGAACGGGTGATTTTACGACGTAACCCTTATTACTGGCGCAAAGATATTCAAAAAAATCCTCAGCCTTATATTGAACGTATTGTCTGGCAAATTATTGCTTCTACCGAAAATCAGTTACTCAGATTTCGCTCAGGGGAACTAGATAATTTAAATGTGACACCAGCAGTATTTGGCTTACTCAAGAAAGAGGAAAAGCGAGGAAAATACATTATTTACAATGGTGGAACCACTGCGGGTTTTAGCTTTGTGGGTTTCAATCTCAACCAAGGTCGCGATCGCAAAGGTAAGCCTTTTATAGATCCGATTAAATCTCGATGGTTTAATAACTTAGTTTTTAGGCAAGCAGTTGCTTATGCCATTGACCGCAACCGCATGAAAACTAATATCTATCGCGGTTTAGGTGAAATCCAACATTCGCCAATTGCTGTTCAAAGTCCCTATTACTTGTCCCCAGCAGCAGGGTTAAAAGTTTATGATTATAATCCCCAGAAAACCAGACAGATGTTGTTAGAGGCTGGTTTTAGGTACAACTCCCAAAAAGAACTGTTAGACCAAGATGGAAATCGCGTGCAATTCAATCTCTTGGTGAAATCGGAAGATCAATCAAGAATCGATGCCGCAGTTCAAATCCAACAAGACCTCAGTCAAATTGGTATCAAAGCAAATATGCAGGTAGTCAGTTTTAATGTAGTCTTGCAAAAACTACTCTCTCGTCGAGATTGGGATTGTTATGTCGGTGCGTTTGGTGTTCCCGGTGCAGATGTTGAACCTAACCTTCTATCTTTATTTTGGACTAGTCAAGGCTCATTTCATCAGTTCAACCAAGGTGCTACACCGGGAAAACCCCTACTCCCAGGATGGGTAGTTTCTGAATGGGAGAGAGAAATTGACAGTCTTTTTAGCGCAGGAGTCAAAGAACTAGACCAGAACAAGCGCAAAGCGATTTATAACAGATTTCAGCAAATCGTTGCTGAACAGTTGCCGATATTCTGCCTTGTGAATCCAATCTCGTTTCAGGCGGTGCGTGAACGTGTCAATCCCATCAAGTTTTCTGCCTTGGGGCCAACTTTTTGGAATATTGATGAACTGAAAATCACAGAAAAATAA